A genomic stretch from Verrucomicrobiia bacterium includes:
- a CDS encoding SDR family NAD(P)-dependent oxidoreductase, with product MNFLVTGGAGFIGSHVCERLLLAGHAVWTIDDLNTFYHPAIKEQNLAELKALGKPFTFIKADLCDAPALRNLFAQVRFDQVIHLAARAGVRPSLEEPELFQQVNVGGTIHLLEAARRNGVKKVVLASSSSVYGVNAKVPFAENDPVFSAISPYAATKLACESLGHVYHHIYGMDVAMLRFFTVYGPRQRPDLAIHKFAKLISDGKPIPVFGDGSTARDYTYVTDIVDGVIACTERKFGYEIFNLGESQTVTLQRLIELLESAIGKKAIIERLPAQAGDVPITYADISKSRTKLGYAPRVKIEEGIPLFVEWFRKNARGA from the coding sequence ATGAACTTTTTGGTTACCGGCGGCGCGGGGTTTATCGGGTCGCACGTGTGCGAGCGCCTTTTGCTCGCGGGCCACGCGGTTTGGACGATTGACGATCTCAATACTTTTTACCACCCGGCCATCAAGGAACAAAATCTCGCGGAATTGAAAGCGCTGGGCAAACCGTTCACTTTCATCAAGGCGGATTTGTGCGATGCCCCAGCATTGCGAAATTTATTCGCGCAAGTGCGATTCGACCAGGTCATCCATCTCGCCGCGCGCGCCGGTGTGCGTCCGAGCCTTGAGGAACCGGAACTGTTCCAACAAGTCAACGTGGGCGGCACGATTCATCTATTGGAAGCCGCGCGGCGCAATGGCGTGAAGAAAGTGGTTTTGGCGTCCTCATCGTCCGTGTATGGCGTGAACGCCAAGGTTCCGTTCGCGGAAAATGATCCTGTGTTTTCCGCCATCTCGCCCTACGCCGCCACCAAGCTCGCCTGCGAATCGCTCGGCCATGTGTATCATCACATCTACGGCATGGACGTCGCGATGCTTCGCTTTTTCACCGTGTACGGCCCGCGCCAGCGTCCCGACCTCGCCATCCACAAATTCGCAAAGCTCATCTCCGACGGCAAACCCATTCCCGTTTTCGGCGATGGCTCAACCGCGCGCGATTATACTTATGTAACGGACATCGTGGACGGCGTCATCGCCTGCACCGAACGTAAATTCGGCTATGAAATCTTTAACCTGGGCGAATCCCAAACGGTGACATTGCAGCGGTTGATCGAATTACTCGAGTCCGCCATCGGCAAAAAAGCGATCATCGAGCGTTTGCCCGCGCAGGCGGGCGACGTGCCGATTACCTACGCGGACATCTCGAAATCACGCACAAAATTGGGCTACGCACCGCGCGTGAAAATTGAAGAGGGCATTCCGTTGTTCGTCGAGTGGTTCCGCAAAAATGCGCGGGGAGCATAG
- a CDS encoding DUF883 domain-containing protein has product MNEINRIGDNLTDDTRALIDAAAQAAEEKVEQTHDQVVSVLESARKTYDTMQKQAIQSAKAADKLVRENPYRAAGIAFGVGALVGFLLSRRGE; this is encoded by the coding sequence ATGAACGAAATAAATCGCATTGGAGATAACCTCACTGACGACACTCGCGCGCTTATTGACGCGGCCGCCCAGGCAGCCGAAGAAAAAGTCGAGCAAACCCACGACCAAGTAGTGTCGGTCCTTGAGTCCGCCCGGAAAACTTATGACACGATGCAAAAACAGGCGATTCAAAGCGCCAAAGCCGCCGACAAATTAGTTCGGGAAAACCCCTATCGCGCCGCCGGCATCGCCTTTGGCGTAGGCGCACTGGTTGGTTTCTTGCTCAGCCGCCGGGGAGAATAA
- a CDS encoding HDOD domain-containing protein produces MHKKRILLADADSQAPGQFQAALGEAWEVISVANGNEALSEMEKHSCDVVVADLDLGEMDGAELLNRIQSAYPKTIRFILALEADRERMVKQVLGTHQFIGKPLESTIVRNSIEGALALEEWVPKTSIRELVGRIRTLPTIPSLYLEVQAVLRSPDASTEQVGALIAKDMAMTTKLLQVLNSACFGLSRKITSPTEAVGILGFETVSSMVMAIKLLSQYDKVKPVYFSIDRLWRHSTEVARTAKQIALWSTDNPALAEMAFTAGLMHDIGKVVLAANFDEQYRGAQSLARKQELALPEVEKEIFGASHGEIGAYLLGLWGMPLDLLEVAALHHNPSRSANKNFTALTAVHVANALERELTPDAEGFVVSKLNEEYLAEVGVLDFIPDWRAAVAKRDFSRPDAASRPKPIAAKATTRLPVVEKNGSPAGEQSVESAKGFFANEWVYGAAGAIAVLAVLGWLSFKLFTSPSEIVSARSTPAPVVPSTAASPVAVPKPASTPAPLIVKGPEAPAPAPALAPVVAKAPADPLDVKLQGIFYSVNHPSAIINGQRVEPNQRLGQLLILDITSSTVTIKYQNRVRTLVLE; encoded by the coding sequence ATGCACAAAAAACGGATTCTGTTGGCGGATGCCGATTCGCAGGCGCCGGGTCAATTCCAGGCCGCGCTGGGTGAGGCATGGGAAGTCATTTCTGTCGCCAACGGCAATGAGGCGCTCTCCGAAATGGAGAAGCACTCGTGTGATGTCGTCGTCGCCGATCTCGACCTGGGTGAGATGGACGGCGCGGAGTTGTTGAATCGCATCCAGTCCGCTTATCCCAAGACGATCCGTTTTATCCTCGCGCTCGAAGCCGACCGCGAACGCATGGTCAAGCAAGTCCTCGGCACGCATCAATTTATCGGCAAACCGCTCGAAAGCACCATCGTCAGAAATTCCATCGAGGGCGCGCTCGCGCTGGAAGAATGGGTTCCCAAGACGAGCATCCGCGAATTGGTCGGGCGCATCCGCACGCTGCCGACCATTCCCTCGCTGTATCTCGAAGTGCAGGCAGTGTTGCGCTCGCCGGACGCCAGCACCGAACAGGTCGGCGCGCTCATCGCCAAAGACATGGCGATGACCACCAAACTTCTGCAAGTGCTCAACTCGGCGTGTTTCGGATTGTCCCGCAAGATCACGAGCCCGACCGAGGCGGTCGGCATTCTCGGTTTTGAAACGGTCAGTTCGATGGTGATGGCGATCAAGCTGCTGAGCCAATATGACAAGGTGAAGCCCGTCTATTTCTCGATTGACCGTTTGTGGCGTCACAGCACGGAAGTCGCGCGCACCGCGAAGCAAATCGCTTTGTGGTCCACGGACAATCCCGCCCTTGCGGAAATGGCTTTCACCGCCGGCCTGATGCATGACATCGGCAAGGTTGTGCTGGCCGCGAATTTCGACGAGCAATATCGCGGCGCGCAATCGCTGGCGCGCAAGCAGGAACTCGCGTTGCCGGAAGTCGAAAAAGAAATTTTCGGCGCGTCGCACGGAGAAATCGGCGCGTATCTGCTGGGCCTTTGGGGCATGCCGCTGGACTTGCTCGAAGTCGCCGCGCTGCACCACAACCCCAGCCGCAGCGCGAATAAAAATTTCACCGCTCTCACTGCCGTTCACGTGGCCAATGCCCTTGAGCGCGAACTCACGCCGGACGCCGAAGGTTTTGTCGTTTCCAAACTGAACGAGGAATATTTGGCGGAAGTCGGCGTGCTGGATTTCATCCCGGATTGGCGCGCGGCCGTGGCGAAGCGCGATTTCAGCCGCCCCGACGCCGCCTCGCGTCCCAAGCCCATCGCCGCAAAAGCCACAACCAGGCTGCCAGTGGTCGAAAAGAATGGTTCGCCCGCCGGAGAACAGTCCGTCGAAAGCGCCAAAGGATTTTTCGCCAATGAATGGGTTTATGGCGCTGCCGGTGCCATCGCGGTGCTGGCCGTCCTTGGATGGCTCTCGTTTAAATTATTCACCAGTCCGTCCGAAATCGTTTCCGCCCGGTCCACTCCTGCCCCGGTTGTCCCGAGCACGGCGGCATCGCCGGTTGCAGTTCCAAAACCAGCCTCTACACCTGCGCCACTCATCGTAAAAGGGCCGGAAGCTCCGGCTCCCGCGCCTGCGCTCGCACCGGTTGTTGCCAAGGCTCCGGCCGATCCGCTGGACGTAAAGTTGCAGGGGATTTTTTATTCGGTGAACCATCCTTCTGCGATCATCAACGGCCAGCGCGTCGAACCGAATCAACGCCTCGGCCAGCTCCTAATCCTGGACATCACTTCTTCGACGGTGACGATCAAATATCAAAACCGCGTTCGCACTCTTGTCTTGGAGTAA
- a CDS encoding lmo0937 family membrane protein: MLETIAIILIILWLLGLVSSYTMGGFIHILLVVAIVIILVRLIQGRRP, from the coding sequence ATGTTAGAAACCATAGCCATTATCCTGATCATCCTTTGGCTGCTCGGCCTGGTATCGTCTTATACGATGGGTGGCTTTATTCATATCCTCCTGGTAGTTGCCATCGTGATTATTTTAGTCCGCCTGATACAAGGACGGAGACCTTAA
- a CDS encoding multidrug effflux MFS transporter — protein MSHPTHNRTLIILILGALSTISPFAIDMYLPAFPQIAAALDTNTARISLSIASYFAGLAVGQFFYGPLLDRFGRKPPLYAGLVLFIVASILCIFSRSVAWLVTMRFVQALGGCAAQVASMAMVRDFFPVRETAKIISLLILIIGVSPLLAPTVGGFLSTHLGWQWVFIILSVVVCLNMAAVFWLLPDGHKPDTSVSLKFVPIIRNFLDVLREPQFTTYALSGAFAFSGLLVYVAGSPIIFMEVFKVSPGMFGGIFAGLSVGFIGSNQVNVLLLRKFTSVQIFRGALLVECPAALLFLVGTHFGWFGLPSTLVLLFIALSCLGLAYPNAAALALAPFTRNIGSASAMLGFLQIGVSGLASASIGIFDSHDMLPVTIILAATSWIGFAILVIGNRSIPRLRFMEEEGATPIAH, from the coding sequence ATGTCGCATCCCACACACAACCGGACCTTAATCATCCTTATCCTGGGCGCGCTGTCCACCATCAGCCCGTTCGCCATAGATATGTATCTGCCCGCGTTTCCGCAAATCGCGGCGGCGCTGGACACAAACACGGCGCGGATTTCGCTTTCCATCGCGAGTTATTTCGCCGGGCTGGCCGTCGGGCAATTTTTCTACGGTCCATTGCTGGATCGCTTTGGACGCAAGCCTCCCTTGTATGCGGGTCTCGTGCTGTTCATCGTCGCCTCGATCCTCTGCATTTTCTCGCGGTCGGTTGCGTGGCTCGTGACGATGCGTTTTGTGCAGGCGCTGGGCGGATGCGCGGCACAAGTCGCCTCGATGGCGATGGTGCGCGACTTTTTTCCCGTGCGCGAAACCGCCAAAATTATTTCGCTGCTCATCCTGATCATTGGTGTTTCACCGCTGCTTGCGCCTACGGTCGGCGGATTTCTTTCCACGCATCTTGGCTGGCAATGGGTGTTTATCATTCTCAGCGTCGTGGTATGCCTGAACATGGCCGCTGTTTTCTGGCTGCTGCCTGACGGCCATAAACCGGACACGAGCGTTTCGCTCAAATTTGTGCCGATCATCCGCAACTTTCTCGACGTCCTGCGCGAACCGCAGTTCACCACTTATGCGCTTTCAGGCGCGTTCGCATTTTCCGGCCTGCTGGTTTATGTCGCCGGCTCGCCCATTATTTTCATGGAAGTTTTCAAGGTGAGTCCGGGAATGTTCGGCGGCATTTTCGCCGGCTTAAGTGTTGGATTCATCGGCAGCAATCAAGTGAATGTGCTGCTGCTGCGCAAATTCACCAGCGTGCAAATCTTTCGAGGAGCGTTGCTCGTGGAATGCCCGGCGGCGCTGCTCTTTTTGGTCGGGACACATTTCGGCTGGTTCGGTTTGCCGTCCACGCTGGTGTTGCTGTTCATCGCGCTCTCCTGCCTCGGACTTGCGTATCCCAATGCCGCCGCCCTCGCCCTCGCGCCGTTCACGCGCAACATCGGCAGCGCTTCAGCCATGCTTGGCTTCCTGCAAATCGGCGTGTCCGGGCTGGCTTCGGCGAGCATCGGCATTTTTGATTCCCACGACATGCTGCCGGTGACGATCATTCTTGCGGCAACCTCATGGATCGGCTTTGCGATCCTGGTGATCGGCAACCGCAGCATCCCGCGTTTGCGCTTCATGGAAGAAGAAGGCGCTACGCCGATTGCGCACTGA